The Streptomyces sp. NBC_00459 DNA segment TCTCGGTTCCCGTCTCCGGATTGAATTCCTGGACCTTCTTTGACCGATAGCCGCAGATTCGAGGGTTCCGGAGTACCTGTTTCACAGTCTCCTTGCTCCACGTGTTGCCGAGCGTCGTGGTGATGCCCTGCTTGTTCCAGTCGGCTGCGATCGCCCTGGGGGACGCCCCGGTGATGATGCGCTCAACCGCCCTGCGGATCGCGGCGGCCTCCTTGGGCTCCAGCGTCCGCTTGTCGTCCTGGTAACCGAAGGGGCGTGTGCTGCCGGTGGGTATGCCTGCCTGCTGCATCGCTCGGTGCTTGCGACGAACACGACGCGCTGTGTCGGCACTCGACTTGTTGGCCACCGTCACCAACAGGCGTGCAACCGTGCGGCCGTTGTCGGTGAGGAGATCTAGTGTGCCGGTGATATCGATGATCGGGCGGCGGAAGTTCTCCACGACTTCGATCGCGTCCTCAAGGTGCCGGTTGTCGCGCGTCAGACGATCAATGTCGTAGACGATCAACCCGTCCAGACGTTCGCCGTCCGGCGCCATCCCGCGCTTGAGGTCGGCCAACGCCCCTTCGAACACGGGGCGTATCACGCGGTAGGAGACTGTCCCGTCCGGCTGCCGCACCCTCTTGCGCTTCCACGCCGACGTGTCGGGTTCCTCGTACGTGTAGACGTACCGGCCCCCGCGACTCTCGACGAACCGACGGGCGTCTTTCTCCTGCTCCTCCCGGCTCTTGATGTCCCGGCCGGTAGCTGGACGCCACTTCTCGCCGTTGCTGGCAGGGTGATCCTGCTTCCTGCCTGGAGCCGTCGCGGACAGCTCCTCGTCGTCAGCTTCCAGGGACAGCCGGACCAGTACTGCCCAGTTCTGTCCTTCCAGATCACCCCAGTGCGCTCGCTGTACTAAGTCATCGGTCATGGCGCGACGTTACTTCCGCCGATGCTCTGTTCGGTCGAGATACCGGCGCCGCTGAGCACGGCGACGAGGGGCTTGGTCATGTTGCCGAGCGTAGGTCCCGGAGTTCGGGGCGGCGACCGGTTAACGGCCGGGGGACCGTCACCCGTAGCCGCCGTACGAACAGGCGCCCGGTGTTAGGGTCCGCCCATGGCAGCCAAGGTCTCCGTCTCGCTCGACGCCGAACTCGTCGTCGAGGTCATGGTGCTGGCGGGTGTCGGGAACCCCCAGGACGCCGTCGAACTCGTCGTCCGGGACTACATCGCGCGCGGCCACCGCACGGAGGCCCGGGTCGCCGAGCGCGACGACGCGCGGCGGGCGGGGGACGATGTGAAGCCGCCGGACGTCCAGGGCTGACACCGCGTCCCGGGGTACTCGTCAGGCCACCCGGCTGCCGTTCTCCAGCTCCGCCGTTCCCGCGCCCTCCGCCAGGACGTCGAGGGCGTGCAGGACCCGGCGGCCCAGGGAGCCCTGGAGGTACTCGGAGAGATCCTCGCGGGGTACCAGCCGCCACGACAGCAGCTCCTCCTCCTGCAAGGTGATCGACTTGAGTTCGTCCTCGCCGAGGACGCCACCGTCGTACAGGTACGCCACCAGCGGCGGGTGGCCCGCGATGTGGACCCAGTCGACGGCCAGCAGGCGGCCGAGTTCCCGGTCGAGGCCGATCTCCTCAAGGGTCTCCCGGCGCGCGCCCTGGCGCGGCGTCTCCCCGTCGTCCGACTCGATGGTGCCGCCCGGAAGGGCCCAGCCCTCACGGTAGTTGGGCTCGACGAGCAGGATCCGGCCGTCGGCGTCACGGAAGAGCGCGGCGGCGCCGGCCAGCACACGGGGCAGGCCGGCGATGTACGTGGCGAAGTCTTGAATGGTCACAAGGGAAGCGTAACCAGGGGAAAGGCAGCAAATGGGGGCTGTTGGGTTCGGAGCTGTTGCCGCTGGAGTGCGTTCAAGCGCGTTCTGGCGAGCGGGAGTGAGCGTGCGGGGTCCGTGACGTGTCGCGCGCCTCGGCTGGGGGGCTGGTTCTCGGTGGGGAACTGGCGTTCATGCATCGAATGCGTGACCTTCACGGGCGGTGCTCGTGTCCCATGGCGACGGGATCTTGAGGTGGAGCCGGGCAGGGGGTGGCGGGGTGGGTGAGCTGAGGAGCATCGCGCGGCCACGGATGCCCCGGCTGTGAGCGGCCGGGAAGGCATGACGGGGCGGGTCTCCTGCGGTTAAGGTCGCAGCGGCGCGACTGCCCTGACGTGTACGGGGCCGAGAGCAAGGGGAAAACAGGGTGGCGGACGCTGCGGTTACGGCGAGGGTGACAGGTGTGCGGACGGCTCGGGTGCTGATCGCCGCCGACAAGTTCAAGGGATCGCTGACGGCCGTGGAGGTCGCCGAGCGGGTGACCGCCGGGCTGCGCAGGGCCGCCCCCGGTGTCGAGGTCGAGTCGCTGCCCGTGGCCGACGGCGGCGACGGGACCGTGGCCGCCGCGGTCGCCGCCGGATTCGAACGGCACGAGGTACGGGTCGCGGGACCGCTCGGGCACGAGGTGACGGCCGCGTTCGCGCTGCGCGGCGACACCGCCGTGGTGGAGATGGCGGAGGCGAGCGGACTCCAGCGGCTGCCCGCGGGCGTCTTCGCGCCGCTCACGGCATCGACGTACGGCTCCGGCGAACTGCTGCGGGCCGCCCTGGACGCGGGCGCGCGCACGATCGTCTTCGGGGTCGGCGGCAGCGCCACCAACGACGGAGGCGCGGGCATGCTGTCCGCGCTCGGCGCGCGCTTCCTGGACGCCGACGGCGAGCCCGTACCGCCCGGCGGCGGTGGGCTGGACGGACTCGTCACCGCCGACCTCTCG contains these protein-coding regions:
- a CDS encoding DUF2191 domain-containing protein, whose protein sequence is MAAKVSVSLDAELVVEVMVLAGVGNPQDAVELVVRDYIARGHRTEARVAERDDARRAGDDVKPPDVQG
- a CDS encoding recombinase family protein, yielding MTDDLVQRAHWGDLEGQNWAVLVRLSLEADDEELSATAPGRKQDHPASNGEKWRPATGRDIKSREEQEKDARRFVESRGGRYVYTYEEPDTSAWKRKRVRQPDGTVSYRVIRPVFEGALADLKRGMAPDGERLDGLIVYDIDRLTRDNRHLEDAIEVVENFRRPIIDITGTLDLLTDNGRTVARLLVTVANKSSADTARRVRRKHRAMQQAGIPTGSTRPFGYQDDKRTLEPKEAAAIRRAVERIITGASPRAIAADWNKQGITTTLGNTWSKETVKQVLRNPRICGYRSKKVQEFNPETGTESVRVEAVLDEDGEPVRGQWTAIISVADWEAVTEAIGRNPEPGDSYNARKYLGTGILRCDKNGCGSRLRAQKAPASRNKPEGFFDYACPDKRSGYGCGGIRISGPDTDEALKMLVITKYEEEAQERAATAVPEEWNGEEELARIREDIADWTEQREQRTVSKERYFAFLAKAEASERRLVRERNEWRRRALRVKGEPVDLRRVWDDLDFIERHGYVEKTLLTVLVSPAVRPRGPVWNRLTPIYREED
- a CDS encoding NUDIX hydrolase, whose translation is MTIQDFATYIAGLPRVLAGAAALFRDADGRILLVEPNYREGWALPGGTIESDDGETPRQGARRETLEEIGLDRELGRLLAVDWVHIAGHPPLVAYLYDGGVLGEDELKSITLQEEELLSWRLVPREDLSEYLQGSLGRRVLHALDVLAEGAGTAELENGSRVA